Proteins from a genomic interval of Quercus robur chromosome 9, dhQueRobu3.1, whole genome shotgun sequence:
- the LOC126698345 gene encoding 60S ribosomal protein L14-1-like: protein MPFRRFVEIGRVALVNYGKEYGRLVVIVDVVDQNRALVDAPDMVRTQMNLKRLSLTDIKIDIKRVPKKKNLVEAMEAADVKNKWESSSWGRKLIVQKRRASLNDFDRFKIMLAKIKRAGTVRQELAKLKKESAA, encoded by the exons CCGTTCAGGAGGTTTGTGGAGATTGGAAGAGTGGCGCTTGTGAACTATGGGAAGGAGTATGGAAGACTTGTTGTCATTGTCGATGTTGTCGACCAGAATAGg GCTCTTGTTGATGCCCCTGATATGGTGAGGACTCAAATGAACTTAAAGAGGCTTTCACTCACTGATATTAAGATTGACATCAAGAGAGttccaaagaagaagaatttggtTGAGGCCATGGAGGCTGCTG ATGTGAAGAACAAATGGGAGAGCAGTTCCTGGGGAAGGAAGTTGATTGTGCAGAAGAGAAGGGCCTCACTTAATGATTTTGATAGGTTCAAGATAATGTTAGCAAAAATCAAG AGGGCTGGAACTGTTAGGCAGGAGCTTgcaaaactcaaaaaagaaagTGCAGCCTAA